From the genome of Acropora palmata chromosome 4, jaAcrPala1.3, whole genome shotgun sequence, one region includes:
- the LOC141879059 gene encoding inverted formin-2-like isoform X4: MALVWRRLSLKAGFGSSDAKDGSEIEIPQNLNNVEPELFIKFLRIPSLKTYASLRSKLDISTKEWLTEFLELGGLTSLFEVLQKLSERGLGKFSDAFLQLECVRCIKSVMNNATGLQFMANDSSLTRHLATALDTNNTMIKKQVFELLSALCLYSSQGHQLAIDALENYKLTKGQRYRFSLIINELKNAEVVPYMTTCLAFINTILIATEDFDERVRLRNEFAGLGLLDILSNLRHDDDEDLLVQLDVFEEQRLEDEEELSCPEGVNLTSHLDVFHALFRKVSNKPQGVNLLSILQNLLLIDDDSPVSDSVWEVIEKLVKRAVNVESITRAESLLEAGEKELIGLQKENSGKITPRSGRNDLPEENLQRMSVALQSTEDVRSAQVVYVSNGFHNPGLHKDEVSEEIIAPSRDTGLEEACPMTFSDEESFSSPAEILQSTIQSNKDRTARKPSEDLILDLESVAIELGVEKPVCPPVVPLLQQQSNGVEDIVIERTATVESAPVPPAPPPPPLLPGQDTSFPFGVPPAPPPPSGPGVPPPPPPPPLPGIGGISSAPPFTGFGNVPPPPPPPGIGGAPPPPPLPGMGGVPPPPPLPRMAGVLPPPPLPGMGGVPPPHPLPGMGGVPPPPPLPGMGGVPPPPPFPGGVPPPPPLPGMAGVPPPPPLPGMGGVPPPPAPPGGVPGGPPPPPPPGGFLVSRGYQQNMSRSLSCPVTPSVKPKSKMRSLAWQKLPPHVIQRSKTCVWARVLELEVVLPDFHLEEEWFCQKKAVAKKAESKKKEHSEVTLLDPKRSLNVNIFRKQFKKSNEEIGAMISKGDSKAFDVDVLKAFIKLLPDNTEREMLKGFTGDKTQLGSAEKFLLAVVSIPGYSLRLEAMLQKEEFQLTLETIEPSIEALQGAIKDILQSKILPEVLQLILIIGNFLNSGGYAGNAVAFKINSLLKIVDTRANKPRMNLMHFLVHVAEEKREAVLKFPDDMTHLDKAVKLSVDNITEEVKNLKSKLKELEKAMKNGPKDVSKQFSDFVTAATKKAKELDNGITEINDLTKRLAQYFCEDEGKLKLQELLSLFKTFCDQLVTAKKENEQFRIQEERRKAREKKRQEEAEKNGKSGGTVKRGKPPPLNEEQEGCIVDRLLGEIRKGFPLRKSSKNTPTSGPKLASPMARLGRLSGEKGDLSSIVFPEADGNSPLLTKKGGAGHEIYDQDVTVNMSTNGTKAQLANNFETNNRSSMRVTGEQHEGMNSLAAIKECQSQEDLVNEIRETENDQTKVKSSTESHLDDIFTHAQTDKAADKTGDTADVNGIDEEPCLMETDEKPNLRAKTEDNIILAIQQKESLSEERQKCVKLPSGLTSGVDLGKNEPALTNKRNDEEGSFAASTPVLDRKQKSRTSLELSGIPLEIDSSRESATNLTTPEHQSSRSDGHMRENKGDVILENNKSGDIEKGGKIEKKTQSRNNQTTGDSIAADEESGLGITDEDNKNENKNKRKRNFENGGNTGEIELRVVVNHDEVIQETESENLSELRRTSTQHKLGEEREEKPKKRRASVPGAIFTPLSPLMEGEESANTLLSPPGDVNQSGTKVKRHRSLVARGISKMFSSRRKYKVDKEDKNVAISSTDSENNTTPDDSDFKENWNERKKGKEKGFQRKEKQGSKRKSNEEHSDFEENNVINCDSEIKEEQYGKKKKKDKSYKLKDGKASQNAEEKTLSRKFGSLFSRSKK, encoded by the exons ctcTCGACACAAACAACACCATGATCAAAAAACAAGTTTTTGAACTCCTCTCGGCTCTATGTCTATATTCCAGTCAAGGACACCAACTGGCCATCGATGCACTCGAGAATTATAAG CTGACCAAAGGACAGAGATACAGATTTAGTTTGATCATCAATGAACTGAAAAATGCCGAAGTGGTCCCCTACATGACTACTTGTTTGGCCTTTATAAACACTATACTCATTGCTACTGAAGACTTCGACGAGCGCGTCAGGCTACGAAACGAGTTTGCAG GGTTGGGACTGTTGGATATTTTGAGCAATCTAAG ACATGATGACGATGAAGATTTGCTGGTTCAACTGGATGTGTTTGAGGAACAAAGATTGGAAGATGAGGAAGAACTGAGCTGCCCGGAGGGCGTCAACCTTACCTCTCATCTTGACGTCTTTCATGCTCTGTTTAGAAAG GTGAGCAACAAACCTCAAGGTGTGAATCTCTTAAGTATTTTACAAAACTTGCTTCTGATTGATGATGATTCCCCAGTGTCTGACTCCGTGTGGGAAGTGAtcgaaaaacttgtcaaaagAGCAGTAAACGTTGAGAGCATCACAAGGGCAGAGTCGCTGTTGGAAGCTGGCGAGAAAGAGCTGATCGGcttacaaaaggaaaattcggGTAAGATCACACCCAGGAGTGGGCGAAATGACTTACCCGAAGAAAACCTGCAAAGAATGTCAGTGGCTCTGCAATCTACAGAGGATGTGAGGTCAGCTCAAGTGGTGTACGTCTCGAATGGTTTTCATAACCCCGGCCTCCATAAAGATgaagtttcagaagaaattATAGCTCCGTCAAGAGACACAGGTCTGGAGGAAGCTTGCCCTATGACTTTTTCAGACGAAGAGTCGTTTTCTTCACCTGCTGAAATACTGCAAAGTACCATACAAAGTAATAAAGACAGGACCGCTAGAAAGCCTTCGGAAGACCTCATTCTCGATCTTGAGAGTGTAGCTATTGAACTTGGTGTTGAAAAGCCAGTGTGCCCGCCAGTTGTTCCACTGCTGCAGCAGCAGTCAAACGGTGTCGAAGATATAGTGATCGAGCGCACTGCCACAGTTGAATCCGCACCAGTCCCTCCAGCGCCGCCACCTCCGCCTCTACTACCTGGACAAGATACCAGTTTCCCGTTTGGCGTGCCACCTGCTCCTCCTCCCCCTTCTGGTCCTGGTGTCCCTCCTCCACCACCACCCCCGCCACTACCAGGGATAGGCGGCATTTCTTCAGCTCCTCCTTTTACTGGGTTTGGCAATGTACCACCTCCACCCCCACCACCAGGAATAGGTGGAGCGCCTCCGCCACCCCCCTTACCTGGCATGGGAGGGGTACCAcctcctcctcctcttccTCGGATGGCAGGAGTACTCCCACCACCGCCCTTACCTGGTATGGGAGGCGTACCACCTCCACATCCTCTTCCAGGAATGGGTGGCgttcctcctcctcctccccTACCAGGAATGGGTGGTGTTCCTCCACCACCACCTTTTCCGGGTGGGGTACCACCTCCACCTCCTCTACCAGGAATGGCAGGAGTGCCTCCACCACCACCCTTACCTGGTATGGGAGGAGTTCCTCCCCCACCAGCACCTCCAGGGGGTGTTCCCGGTGGGCCTCCCCCTCCACCCCCTCCTGGTGGATTCTTAGTCAGCAGAGGCTACCAACAGAACATGAGTCGGAGTTTAAGCTGCCCTGTTACTCCTTCTGTGAAACCTAAAAGTAAAATGCGATCCTTAGCATGGCAGAAGCTGCCTCCTCACGTGATTCAAAGAAGCAAGACGTGTGTATGGGCTCGAGTTCTGGAACTTGAGGTCGTTCTGCCGGATTTTCACCTGGAAGAAGAGTGGTTTTGTCAGAAGAAAGCTGTGGCAAAAAAAGCggaatccaaaaagaaagaacattcAGAG GTTACACTTCTTGACCCCAAAAGAAGCCTCAACGTCAACATTTTTAGGAAGCAGTTTAAAAA aTCCAATGAAGAAATCGGAGCAATGATCAGTAAAGGAGATAGTAAAGCATTTGATGTGGATGTTTTGAAAGCGTTTATCAAACTTTTGCCTGACAACACTGAG AGGGAAATGCTGAAAGGTTTTACTGGGGACAAAACTCAGCTTGGATCGGCGGAGAAGTTTCTTTTGGCAGTGGTTTCCATTCCAGG ATATAGCCTTCGTCTTGAAGCGATGCTACAGAAAGAAGAGTTTCAGCTTACCCTTGAAACAATTGAGCCAAGCATCGAGGCTCTGCAAGGAGCGATAAAAG ATATTCTTCAAAGTAAGATCCTGCCTGAGGTTCTTCAGTTGATTCTGATCATCGGCAACTTCTTGAATTCG GGTGGTTACGCCGGAAATGCTGTCGCCTTCAAAATCAACTCACTCCTCAAGATTGTGGATACGCGAGCTAACAAGCCCCGTATGAACTTGATGCACTTTTTAGTACAC GTCGCAGAAGAGAAGCGCGAGGCAGTACTGAAGTTCCCAGACGACATGACACACCTGGACAAAGCAGTCAA ATTATCTGTTGATAACATTACTGAGGAAGTGAAGAATCTTAAGTCAAAACTGAAAGAACTGGAGAAAGCGATGAAGAATGGGCCGAAGGATGTTTCCAAGCAATTTAGTGATTTTGTCACG GCCGCAACAAAGAAGGCCAAAGAACTGGACAACGGCATCACGGAGATAAACGATCTTACGAAACGGCTAGCCCAGTATTTCTGCGAAGACGAAGGCAAATTGAAGTTGCAGGAATTGTTGTCTTTGTTTAAAACCTTCTGTGATCAACTCGTCACAGCcaaaaag GAAAATGAACAATTTCGAATTCAAGAAGAGAGACGCAAAGCGCGCGAGAAGAAGCGACAAGAAGAAGCAGAGAAAAACGGAAAATCAGGTGGAACAGTCAAGAGAGGAAAACCCCCACCGTTGAATGAGGAACAGGAAGGGTGCATTGTGGATCGACTGCTGGGAGAAATAAGAAAAGGATTTCCTCTGAGGAAAAGCTCAAAAAATACTCCCACAAGCGGACCAAAGTTAGCATCGCCAATGGCGAGACTTGGTAGACTTAGCGGCGAGAAAGGAG ACTTGTCATCTATTGTCTTCCCAGAAGCAGATGGAAATTCACCACTATTAACCAAAAAGGGCGGGGCTGGTCACGAGATATATGATCAAGACGTGACGGTCAACATGTCTACTAATGGGACGAAAGCTCAACTtgcaaacaattttgaaacgaACAACCGAAGTTCGATGCGAGTCACGGGTGAACAGCACGAAGGAATGAACTCTCTTGCTGCGATAAAAGAATGTCAATCCCAAGAGGATTTAGTTAATGAAATACGTGAAACGGAAAACGATCAGACGAAAGTTAAATCTTCAACAGAATCCCATTTAGATGATATTTTTACACATGCGCAGACTGATAAAGCTGCTGACAAAACTGGAGACACTGCGGATGTAAACGGAATCGATGAAGAACCCTGTCTGATGGAAACAGATGAAAAACCTAATCTTCGAGCAAAAACTGAGGACAACATTATATTAGCTATTCAACAAAAAGAATCACTTTCTGAAGAAAGGCAGAAATGCGTAAAACTACCGAGCGGATTAACTAGTGGCGTTGATCTTGGTAAAAATGAACCAGCATTGACAAACAAGAGAAACGACGAGGAAGGAAGTTTTGCGGCTTCAACTCCAGTACTTGACCGCAAACAAAAATCCCGAACCTCTTTGGAATTGTCGGGTATTCCGTTAGAAATTGATTCCTCCCGCGAAAGTGCGACAAATTTGACGACTCCTGAGCATCAATCCTCGAGGAGTGATGGACATATGCGGGAAAACAAAGGAGACGTAATCttagaaaacaataaaagcggTGACATTGAAAAGGGCgggaaaattgaaaagaagacGCAATCACGCAATAATCAAACGACAGGTGACAGCATAGCAGCTGATGAAGAAAGCGGACTGGGAATAACAGACGAggacaacaaaaatgaaaataaaaataaacgaaaacgaaacttTGAAAACGGAGGGAATACTGGAGAAATTGAATTGCGGGTTGTAGTCAACCATGACGAGGTTATTCAAGAAACAGAAAGTGAGAATTTGAGTGAACTGAGAAGAACCTCTACACAACATAAATTAggagaagaaagagaagaaaaaccaaaaaaacgcCGGGCAAGTGTACCGGGCGCAATTTTCACACCTTTGAGTCCGTTAATGGAAGGCGAAGAATCAGCAAACACGTTACTTTCTCCCCCAGGTGATGTAAATCAGTCTGGGACCAAAGTAAAGCGACACAGATCCCTCGTGGCGCGAGGAATATCAAAAATGTTTAGCAGCAGACGAAAATATAAAGTTgataaagaagacaaaaacgtTGCAATTTCCTCTACAGATTCAGAGAACAACACAACTCCAGACGACAGTGACTTCAAGGAAAACTGGAACGAAAGgaagaaagggaaagaaaaaggctttcaaagaaaagaaaagcaagggAGTAAACGAAAATCTAATGAAGAGCACAGTGATTTTGAGGAGAATAACGTAATAAATTGTGACAGTGAGATCAAAGAGGAACAATATggcaagaagaaaaagaaagacaaaagctATAAACTGAAAGATGGAAAAGCTTCTCAAAATGCCGAAGAGAAAACCTTATCTCGAAAATTTGGAAGTCTGTTTTCACGAAGTAAAAAGTGA
- the LOC141879059 gene encoding inverted formin-2-like isoform X2 translates to MAHQSWTRLRKSQMFQQNADVDSNQGQFSNVEPELCVNLLRIPSLKNFSALHPKLVQSSTTWMADFLSHGGLDVLMNALEVLSARLISANNHIAFMDAFVAIECVRCIRAVLNSEAGVQYFVTSPSIICQLFYALDTNNTMIKKQVFELLSALCLYSSQGHQLAIDALENYKLTKGQRYRFSLIINELKNAEVVPYMTTCLAFINTILIATEDFDERVRLRNEFAGLGLLDILSNLRHDDDEDLLVQLDVFEEQRLEDEEELSCPEGVNLTSHLDVFHALFRKVSNKPQGVNLLSILQNLLLIDDDSPVSDSVWEVIEKLVKRAVNVESITRAESLLEAGEKELIGLQKENSGKITPRSGRNDLPEENLQRMSVALQSTEDVRSAQVVYVSNGFHNPGLHKDEVSEEIIAPSRDTGLEEACPMTFSDEESFSSPAEILQSTIQSNKDRTARKPSEDLILDLESVAIELGVEKPVCPPVVPLLQQQSNGVEDIVIERTATVESAPVPPAPPPPPLLPGQDTSFPFGVPPAPPPPSGPGVPPPPPPPPLPGIGGISSAPPFTGFGNVPPPPPPPGIGGAPPPPPLPGMGGVPPPPPLPRMAGVLPPPPLPGMGGVPPPHPLPGMGGVPPPPPLPGMGGVPPPPPFPGGVPPPPPLPGMAGVPPPPPLPGMGGVPPPPAPPGGVPGGPPPPPPPGGFLVSRGYQQNMSRSLSCPVTPSVKPKSKMRSLAWQKLPPHVIQRSKTCVWARVLELEVVLPDFHLEEEWFCQKKAVAKKAESKKKEHSEVTLLDPKRSLNVNIFRKQFKKSNEEIGAMISKGDSKAFDVDVLKAFIKLLPDNTEREMLKGFTGDKTQLGSAEKFLLAVVSIPGYSLRLEAMLQKEEFQLTLETIEPSIEALQGAIKDILQSKILPEVLQLILIIGNFLNSGGYAGNAVAFKINSLLKIVDTRANKPRMNLMHFLVHVAEEKREAVLKFPDDMTHLDKAVKLSVDNITEEVKNLKSKLKELEKAMKNGPKDVSKQFSDFVTAATKKAKELDNGITEINDLTKRLAQYFCEDEGKLKLQELLSLFKTFCDQLVTAKKENEQFRIQEERRKAREKKRQEEAEKNGKSGGTVKRGKPPPLNEEQEGCIVDRLLGEIRKGFPLRKSSKNTPTSGPKLASPMARLGRLSGEKGDLSSIVFPEADGNSPLLTKKGGAGHEIYDQDVTVNMSTNGTKAQLANNFETNNRSSMRVTGEQHEGMNSLAAIKECQSQEDLVNEIRETENDQTKVKSSTESHLDDIFTHAQTDKAADKTGDTADVNGIDEEPCLMETDEKPNLRAKTEDNIILAIQQKESLSEERQKCVKLPSGLTSGVDLGKNEPALTNKRNDEEGSFAASTPVLDRKQKSRTSLELSGIPLEIDSSRESATNLTTPEHQSSRSDGHMRENKGDVILENNKSGDIEKGGKIEKKTQSRNNQTTGDSIAADEESGLGITDEDNKNENKNKRKRNFENGGNTGEIELRVVVNHDEVIQETESENLSELRRTSTQHKLGEEREEKPKKRRASVPGAIFTPLSPLMEGEESANTLLSPPGDVNQSGTKVKRHRSLVARGISKMFSSRRKYKVDKEDKNVAISSTDSENNTTPDDSDFKENWNERKKGKEKGFQRKEKQGSKRKSNEEHSDFEENNVINCDSEIKEEQYGKKKKKDKSYKLKDGKASQNAEEKTLSRKFGSLFSRSKK, encoded by the exons ctcTCGACACAAACAACACCATGATCAAAAAACAAGTTTTTGAACTCCTCTCGGCTCTATGTCTATATTCCAGTCAAGGACACCAACTGGCCATCGATGCACTCGAGAATTATAAG CTGACCAAAGGACAGAGATACAGATTTAGTTTGATCATCAATGAACTGAAAAATGCCGAAGTGGTCCCCTACATGACTACTTGTTTGGCCTTTATAAACACTATACTCATTGCTACTGAAGACTTCGACGAGCGCGTCAGGCTACGAAACGAGTTTGCAG GGTTGGGACTGTTGGATATTTTGAGCAATCTAAG ACATGATGACGATGAAGATTTGCTGGTTCAACTGGATGTGTTTGAGGAACAAAGATTGGAAGATGAGGAAGAACTGAGCTGCCCGGAGGGCGTCAACCTTACCTCTCATCTTGACGTCTTTCATGCTCTGTTTAGAAAG GTGAGCAACAAACCTCAAGGTGTGAATCTCTTAAGTATTTTACAAAACTTGCTTCTGATTGATGATGATTCCCCAGTGTCTGACTCCGTGTGGGAAGTGAtcgaaaaacttgtcaaaagAGCAGTAAACGTTGAGAGCATCACAAGGGCAGAGTCGCTGTTGGAAGCTGGCGAGAAAGAGCTGATCGGcttacaaaaggaaaattcggGTAAGATCACACCCAGGAGTGGGCGAAATGACTTACCCGAAGAAAACCTGCAAAGAATGTCAGTGGCTCTGCAATCTACAGAGGATGTGAGGTCAGCTCAAGTGGTGTACGTCTCGAATGGTTTTCATAACCCCGGCCTCCATAAAGATgaagtttcagaagaaattATAGCTCCGTCAAGAGACACAGGTCTGGAGGAAGCTTGCCCTATGACTTTTTCAGACGAAGAGTCGTTTTCTTCACCTGCTGAAATACTGCAAAGTACCATACAAAGTAATAAAGACAGGACCGCTAGAAAGCCTTCGGAAGACCTCATTCTCGATCTTGAGAGTGTAGCTATTGAACTTGGTGTTGAAAAGCCAGTGTGCCCGCCAGTTGTTCCACTGCTGCAGCAGCAGTCAAACGGTGTCGAAGATATAGTGATCGAGCGCACTGCCACAGTTGAATCCGCACCAGTCCCTCCAGCGCCGCCACCTCCGCCTCTACTACCTGGACAAGATACCAGTTTCCCGTTTGGCGTGCCACCTGCTCCTCCTCCCCCTTCTGGTCCTGGTGTCCCTCCTCCACCACCACCCCCGCCACTACCAGGGATAGGCGGCATTTCTTCAGCTCCTCCTTTTACTGGGTTTGGCAATGTACCACCTCCACCCCCACCACCAGGAATAGGTGGAGCGCCTCCGCCACCCCCCTTACCTGGCATGGGAGGGGTACCAcctcctcctcctcttccTCGGATGGCAGGAGTACTCCCACCACCGCCCTTACCTGGTATGGGAGGCGTACCACCTCCACATCCTCTTCCAGGAATGGGTGGCgttcctcctcctcctccccTACCAGGAATGGGTGGTGTTCCTCCACCACCACCTTTTCCGGGTGGGGTACCACCTCCACCTCCTCTACCAGGAATGGCAGGAGTGCCTCCACCACCACCCTTACCTGGTATGGGAGGAGTTCCTCCCCCACCAGCACCTCCAGGGGGTGTTCCCGGTGGGCCTCCCCCTCCACCCCCTCCTGGTGGATTCTTAGTCAGCAGAGGCTACCAACAGAACATGAGTCGGAGTTTAAGCTGCCCTGTTACTCCTTCTGTGAAACCTAAAAGTAAAATGCGATCCTTAGCATGGCAGAAGCTGCCTCCTCACGTGATTCAAAGAAGCAAGACGTGTGTATGGGCTCGAGTTCTGGAACTTGAGGTCGTTCTGCCGGATTTTCACCTGGAAGAAGAGTGGTTTTGTCAGAAGAAAGCTGTGGCAAAAAAAGCggaatccaaaaagaaagaacattcAGAG GTTACACTTCTTGACCCCAAAAGAAGCCTCAACGTCAACATTTTTAGGAAGCAGTTTAAAAA aTCCAATGAAGAAATCGGAGCAATGATCAGTAAAGGAGATAGTAAAGCATTTGATGTGGATGTTTTGAAAGCGTTTATCAAACTTTTGCCTGACAACACTGAG AGGGAAATGCTGAAAGGTTTTACTGGGGACAAAACTCAGCTTGGATCGGCGGAGAAGTTTCTTTTGGCAGTGGTTTCCATTCCAGG ATATAGCCTTCGTCTTGAAGCGATGCTACAGAAAGAAGAGTTTCAGCTTACCCTTGAAACAATTGAGCCAAGCATCGAGGCTCTGCAAGGAGCGATAAAAG ATATTCTTCAAAGTAAGATCCTGCCTGAGGTTCTTCAGTTGATTCTGATCATCGGCAACTTCTTGAATTCG GGTGGTTACGCCGGAAATGCTGTCGCCTTCAAAATCAACTCACTCCTCAAGATTGTGGATACGCGAGCTAACAAGCCCCGTATGAACTTGATGCACTTTTTAGTACAC GTCGCAGAAGAGAAGCGCGAGGCAGTACTGAAGTTCCCAGACGACATGACACACCTGGACAAAGCAGTCAA ATTATCTGTTGATAACATTACTGAGGAAGTGAAGAATCTTAAGTCAAAACTGAAAGAACTGGAGAAAGCGATGAAGAATGGGCCGAAGGATGTTTCCAAGCAATTTAGTGATTTTGTCACG GCCGCAACAAAGAAGGCCAAAGAACTGGACAACGGCATCACGGAGATAAACGATCTTACGAAACGGCTAGCCCAGTATTTCTGCGAAGACGAAGGCAAATTGAAGTTGCAGGAATTGTTGTCTTTGTTTAAAACCTTCTGTGATCAACTCGTCACAGCcaaaaag GAAAATGAACAATTTCGAATTCAAGAAGAGAGACGCAAAGCGCGCGAGAAGAAGCGACAAGAAGAAGCAGAGAAAAACGGAAAATCAGGTGGAACAGTCAAGAGAGGAAAACCCCCACCGTTGAATGAGGAACAGGAAGGGTGCATTGTGGATCGACTGCTGGGAGAAATAAGAAAAGGATTTCCTCTGAGGAAAAGCTCAAAAAATACTCCCACAAGCGGACCAAAGTTAGCATCGCCAATGGCGAGACTTGGTAGACTTAGCGGCGAGAAAGGAG ACTTGTCATCTATTGTCTTCCCAGAAGCAGATGGAAATTCACCACTATTAACCAAAAAGGGCGGGGCTGGTCACGAGATATATGATCAAGACGTGACGGTCAACATGTCTACTAATGGGACGAAAGCTCAACTtgcaaacaattttgaaacgaACAACCGAAGTTCGATGCGAGTCACGGGTGAACAGCACGAAGGAATGAACTCTCTTGCTGCGATAAAAGAATGTCAATCCCAAGAGGATTTAGTTAATGAAATACGTGAAACGGAAAACGATCAGACGAAAGTTAAATCTTCAACAGAATCCCATTTAGATGATATTTTTACACATGCGCAGACTGATAAAGCTGCTGACAAAACTGGAGACACTGCGGATGTAAACGGAATCGATGAAGAACCCTGTCTGATGGAAACAGATGAAAAACCTAATCTTCGAGCAAAAACTGAGGACAACATTATATTAGCTATTCAACAAAAAGAATCACTTTCTGAAGAAAGGCAGAAATGCGTAAAACTACCGAGCGGATTAACTAGTGGCGTTGATCTTGGTAAAAATGAACCAGCATTGACAAACAAGAGAAACGACGAGGAAGGAAGTTTTGCGGCTTCAACTCCAGTACTTGACCGCAAACAAAAATCCCGAACCTCTTTGGAATTGTCGGGTATTCCGTTAGAAATTGATTCCTCCCGCGAAAGTGCGACAAATTTGACGACTCCTGAGCATCAATCCTCGAGGAGTGATGGACATATGCGGGAAAACAAAGGAGACGTAATCttagaaaacaataaaagcggTGACATTGAAAAGGGCgggaaaattgaaaagaagacGCAATCACGCAATAATCAAACGACAGGTGACAGCATAGCAGCTGATGAAGAAAGCGGACTGGGAATAACAGACGAggacaacaaaaatgaaaataaaaataaacgaaaacgaaacttTGAAAACGGAGGGAATACTGGAGAAATTGAATTGCGGGTTGTAGTCAACCATGACGAGGTTATTCAAGAAACAGAAAGTGAGAATTTGAGTGAACTGAGAAGAACCTCTACACAACATAAATTAggagaagaaagagaagaaaaaccaaaaaaacgcCGGGCAAGTGTACCGGGCGCAATTTTCACACCTTTGAGTCCGTTAATGGAAGGCGAAGAATCAGCAAACACGTTACTTTCTCCCCCAGGTGATGTAAATCAGTCTGGGACCAAAGTAAAGCGACACAGATCCCTCGTGGCGCGAGGAATATCAAAAATGTTTAGCAGCAGACGAAAATATAAAGTTgataaagaagacaaaaacgtTGCAATTTCCTCTACAGATTCAGAGAACAACACAACTCCAGACGACAGTGACTTCAAGGAAAACTGGAACGAAAGgaagaaagggaaagaaaaaggctttcaaagaaaagaaaagcaagggAGTAAACGAAAATCTAATGAAGAGCACAGTGATTTTGAGGAGAATAACGTAATAAATTGTGACAGTGAGATCAAAGAGGAACAATATggcaagaagaaaaagaaagacaaaagctATAAACTGAAAGATGGAAAAGCTTCTCAAAATGCCGAAGAGAAAACCTTATCTCGAAAATTTGGAAGTCTGTTTTCACGAAGTAAAAAGTGA